From Thermodesulfobacteriota bacterium, a single genomic window includes:
- a CDS encoding DUF4124 domain-containing protein, with protein MKKILFLLAIVLVAAPAMAKIFKWTDDKGKVHVTDNYHSVPEKYREQFAEEMKKEQSSPGSSYQGTTSTTRVKNKLDSFCDEARDARNLPLRRIQQLLEDAAMLEPDLRDLEVGGRDYSNTPVAARPPSGPRGPGGSGGSGPIGYKDMALKRFSTCKMALVSALQNRQNQQKERIRKMEEFKEGSKRSR; from the coding sequence GTGAAAAAGATACTCTTTCTGTTGGCAATAGTTCTCGTGGCGGCCCCGGCCATGGCAAAGATATTCAAGTGGACGGACGATAAAGGCAAAGTCCACGTTACCGACAACTACCACTCCGTGCCGGAGAAGTACAGGGAGCAGTTCGCGGAGGAGATGAAGAAGGAACAGTCCTCACCCGGCTCTTCGTACCAGGGCACCACTTCCACGACCAGGGTGAAGAACAAACTTGACTCCTTCTGCGACGAGGCAAGAGACGCAAGGAACCTGCCCCTGCGGCGGATACAACAACTGCTTGAGGATGCCGCGATGCTCGAGCCCGACCTCCGTGATCTGGAGGTCGGCGGGAGGGACTATTCGAACACACCTGTCGCGGCCAGGCCGCCTTCCGGGCCGAGAGGGCCGGGCGGTTCGGGCGGAAGCGGCCCGATCGGCTATAAGGATATGGCCCTTAAGCGTTTTTCAACCTGCAAGATGGCTCTGGTCAGCGCGCTCCAGAACAGGCAGAACCAACAGAAGGAAAGAATCAGGAAGATGGAGGAGTTCAAGGAGGGTTCGAAGAGAAGCCGGTAG
- a CDS encoding SCO family protein: protein MTKKLLTAAAAFLLIPSLYSCGTHEMAAGGPGGGGGGVEHAEHVHTKGDEFTFYEELEGRAPDFTLVNQDGEEVSLSDWRGKVVVITYIYTHCTYACPLLESKLITLQNTFGERLGKDLILVSMTVDPERDTPEALRAHARLLGADPTGWVFLTGSREDIDKALAAYKIRYTKSKDGEYNHTNSTTIIDREGNLAYRLNGLHYPRKVLVERTKEALGRKE from the coding sequence ATGACGAAGAAGCTCTTAACGGCCGCCGCCGCGTTCCTTCTGATTCCTTCCCTTTACTCCTGCGGAACTCATGAGATGGCCGCCGGGGGCCCCGGGGGGGGAGGCGGGGGCGTAGAACACGCCGAGCACGTCCATACGAAAGGGGACGAGTTCACCTTCTACGAGGAACTCGAAGGCAGGGCCCCGGACTTCACGCTCGTAAACCAGGACGGAGAGGAAGTAAGCCTTTCGGACTGGAGGGGCAAGGTCGTGGTGATAACCTACATATATACCCACTGCACGTATGCCTGCCCCCTCCTGGAGTCCAAGCTCATAACACTACAGAACACCTTCGGGGAAAGGCTCGGCAAGGACCTTATCCTCGTCTCCATGACCGTCGACCCGGAGAGGGACACCCCGGAGGCTTTAAGGGCCCACGCCCGCCTTCTCGGCGCGGACCCCACGGGGTGGGTCTTCCTTACCGGCAGCCGTGAAGATATCGATAAGGCCCTCGCCGCGTACAAGATAAGGTATACGAAGAGCAAGGACGGGGAATATAACCATACCAACAGCACCACGATTATCGACAGAGAGGGCAACCTCGCCTACAGGTTGAACGGGCTCCATTACCCCAGAAAGGTCCTGGTCGAGAGGACTAAAGAGGCGCTCGGGAGGAAAGAGTAG
- a CDS encoding pentapeptide repeat-containing protein, with amino-acid sequence MNRFGIGKILLIAAFFAAQSTVQTPDAFAWELVEGSKAPISRGELIKAVKKGKPVIARIIQGDDIIELIKDTDYDIKISDSVIEGGLDFRKLPKVALKEESLPDGWSDEDKAAFVTAKGPYIKKVRIVTNAITINSSEIKSVEGVGSIRAKKTFFNKKIIFKKVVLDGKASFSDALFDDKVRFMSVDFNGGGVFTGALFKKETYFRVAVFGAESYFSGAEFKEKVVFNAIFKERAGFSGATFYGRAAFSDTGFQNDVRFSGVVFKGMALFDEAIFGERAYFAGVEFMGHTDFSDAVFTGVVYFSGTVFKEETHFMRAAFKGFSFFPGARFLDKLSFEKARFSKDPIFSGAVFIGDPPPVLPPSLVR; translated from the coding sequence ATGAACCGATTCGGGATTGGAAAAATACTTTTGATCGCGGCTTTTTTTGCCGCGCAGAGCACCGTTCAGACACCGGACGCCTTCGCCTGGGAGCTGGTGGAGGGGTCCAAAGCCCCGATCAGCAGGGGAGAGCTCATCAAGGCGGTCAAAAAGGGCAAGCCCGTTATCGCCAGGATCATACAGGGCGACGATATTATCGAGCTTATAAAGGATACGGACTATGACATAAAGATATCGGATTCGGTTATCGAAGGCGGGTTGGACTTCAGGAAGCTGCCGAAGGTGGCCTTGAAGGAGGAGAGCCTGCCCGACGGGTGGAGTGACGAGGACAAAGCTGCTTTTGTCACGGCCAAAGGACCTTATATCAAGAAGGTCCGCATAGTGACGAACGCTATAACCATAAACTCCTCGGAGATAAAGTCCGTCGAGGGCGTCGGTTCGATCCGGGCGAAGAAGACTTTTTTTAATAAAAAAATTATTTTCAAAAAGGTCGTACTTGACGGCAAGGCCTCTTTTTCAGACGCCCTCTTTGACGACAAGGTGAGGTTCATGTCGGTTGACTTCAACGGGGGCGGGGTCTTCACCGGAGCCCTCTTTAAGAAAGAGACGTACTTCAGGGTCGCCGTGTTCGGTGCCGAGTCGTATTTTTCCGGTGCCGAATTCAAGGAGAAGGTGGTATTCAATGCCATCTTCAAGGAAAGGGCGGGCTTTTCAGGCGCGACCTTCTACGGGCGCGCGGCTTTCTCGGATACGGGCTTTCAAAATGACGTGCGCTTCTCGGGCGTAGTGTTCAAGGGCATGGCCCTGTTTGACGAGGCGATATTCGGAGAGCGGGCGTACTTCGCGGGTGTGGAGTTCATGGGGCATACGGACTTCTCGGATGCCGTGTTTACCGGGGTGGTCTACTTCTCGGGGACCGTCTTCAAGGAGGAGACGCATTTTATGCGCGCCGCCTTCAAGGGGTTTTCGTTCTTCCCCGGCGCGAGGTTCCTGGATAAGCTCTCTTTTGAAAAGGCGCGCTTCAGCAAAGACCCTATATTCTCCGGCGCGGTCTTCATCGGAGACCCCCCTCCCGTATTACCGCCCTCTCTCGTAAGGTAG
- a CDS encoding metallopeptidase TldD-related protein has product GGGGGAQAGAEAAASTGNGRRESYHHRPIPRMTNTIIAPGEGGPEAIVRSVKKGLFVRKMGGGQVNTVNGEFVFEVTEGYLLENGKVGEPVRGATLTGSGPEILKTIDMVGSDLGFGIGTCGKDAQGVPVADAQPTIRIPEIVVGGGVKA; this is encoded by the coding sequence GGGGGGGGGGGGGGGCGCCCAGGCCGGAGCGGAGGCCGCTGCCTCCACCGGCAACGGCAGGCGCGAGTCCTACCACCACAGGCCCATCCCGCGCATGACCAACACAATCATAGCCCCGGGCGAAGGCGGCCCCGAGGCCATCGTCCGCTCCGTCAAGAAGGGGCTCTTCGTAAGGAAGATGGGCGGCGGGCAGGTCAATACCGTAAACGGGGAGTTCGTCTTCGAGGTCACGGAGGGCTACCTCCTGGAGAACGGCAAGGTTGGCGAGCCCGTGCGGGGCGCCACGCTTACCGGCAGCGGCCCGGAGATATTAAAGACCATAGACATGGTCGGCAGCGACCTCGGCTTCGGCATCGGCACCTGCGGCAAGGACGCCCAGGGCGTGCCCGTGGCCGACGCCCAGCCCACCATACGCATCCCCGAGATAGTGGTGGGCGGAGGGGTTAAGGCGTAA